The following coding sequences lie in one Paracidovorax avenae genomic window:
- a CDS encoding TrkH family potassium uptake protein, with the protein MPDLLPVLRVFGALLAMFSWALAVPLGASLWAVEGLWPVYAASLGFTLACGAVLWFGLRRHARELQPRHGVMLVSLVWLVLPLFASLPLLAALHAIGRPIGFTHAYFEAVSGLTTTGATVLSGLDKLPLSVNIWRTFMQWIGGMGILILAVAVLPLLGVGGSQLFKAEAAGPVKDTKLTPRMTQTAKGLWGVYVVFSLACALAFWAGGMAVPDALMHMFATVSLGGLSPYDASFGHFHSPLLEAIAIVFMVLASCNFALYFVALRKGHWRTCWRDPELRATVCTLLGSGLFVALLLWFKGIYGPLDALRHGMFHTVSVATTTGFATTDYLGWPVFAPVFLLMLSGVATSAGSTGGGIKMVRVLILLQQARREMTRLVHPRAVQPVRLGSAVVENRMIFAVLAYMLVYGATITVLSMVLLLTDLDVVTAFSAVIASVHCTGPGLGLIGPAANYAVLTDFQLWVCTLAMLLGRLEILSFMALLTPAFWRR; encoded by the coding sequence CTGCCGGACCTGCTGCCGGTGCTGCGCGTGTTCGGCGCGCTGCTCGCGATGTTCTCCTGGGCCCTTGCCGTTCCCCTGGGTGCATCCTTGTGGGCAGTGGAGGGCCTGTGGCCGGTTTATGCCGCCAGCCTGGGTTTCACCCTCGCGTGCGGCGCCGTGCTGTGGTTCGGGCTTCGCCGCCATGCGCGGGAGCTGCAGCCCCGCCACGGGGTCATGCTCGTGTCGCTGGTCTGGCTGGTGCTGCCGCTGTTCGCATCCCTGCCGCTCCTGGCTGCCCTTCATGCCATCGGCCGCCCCATCGGTTTCACCCACGCCTACTTCGAGGCCGTTTCAGGACTCACCACCACCGGTGCGACCGTGCTGTCCGGGCTCGACAAGTTGCCCCTCTCGGTCAACATCTGGCGCACCTTCATGCAATGGATCGGCGGCATGGGCATCCTGATCCTCGCCGTCGCCGTACTGCCGCTCCTTGGCGTGGGCGGCAGCCAGCTTTTCAAGGCCGAAGCCGCGGGCCCCGTCAAGGACACCAAGCTCACCCCCCGCATGACCCAGACGGCCAAGGGCCTCTGGGGCGTGTACGTCGTGTTCTCCCTGGCCTGCGCGCTCGCGTTTTGGGCTGGTGGCATGGCGGTTCCGGATGCGCTGATGCACATGTTCGCCACGGTGAGCCTCGGAGGGCTGTCACCCTACGATGCCAGCTTCGGCCACTTCCACTCGCCCCTGCTGGAAGCGATTGCCATCGTCTTCATGGTGCTGGCCAGCTGCAACTTCGCGCTGTACTTCGTCGCCCTGCGCAAAGGGCACTGGCGCACCTGCTGGCGCGATCCCGAATTGCGCGCCACCGTATGCACCCTGCTCGGCAGCGGCCTTTTCGTGGCCCTGCTGCTCTGGTTCAAGGGCATCTACGGGCCCCTGGATGCGCTGCGGCACGGCATGTTCCACACCGTGTCCGTAGCCACCACCACCGGCTTCGCCACCACGGACTACCTCGGATGGCCGGTGTTCGCCCCGGTCTTCCTGCTCATGCTGTCCGGCGTGGCGACCAGCGCCGGCTCCACGGGCGGGGGCATCAAGATGGTCCGTGTGCTCATCCTTCTGCAGCAGGCGCGCCGCGAGATGACGCGGCTCGTGCATCCGCGCGCGGTGCAGCCCGTGCGCCTGGGGTCCGCCGTGGTCGAGAACCGGATGATCTTCGCCGTGCTGGCCTACATGCTGGTCTATGGCGCCACCATCACCGTGCTCAGCATGGTCCTGCTGCTCACCGACCTGGACGTCGTCACCGCCTTCAGCGCGGTGATCGCCAGCGTCCACTGCACCGGACCGGGCCTGGGTCTGATCGGTCCCGCTGCCAATTACGCCGTTCTCACCGACTTCCAGCTCTGGGTCTGCACGCTTGCCATGCTGCTCGGCCGGCTGGAGATCCTCAGCTTCATGGCGTTGCTCACGCCCGCTTTCTGGCGGCGCTGA
- the trkA gene encoding Trk system potassium transporter TrkA: protein MKIIILGAGRVGESVADSLVSEKNDITVIDTDARRLRDLESRFDLRGVVGSGIDPEVLAEAGAADTDLLIACAALDETNLVCCKIAQLLFNVPTRIARVRSSGFGTGDERGRALLGKEGLAVDRIICPEESLTRYIGKLVQYPEALQVREFAGGRACLASVRARAGAPVVGMRIADMRASAPDVAMRVVAIYRRFPEEPDRFVACDGTTRIEAGDEVFVLAAREQVPRVLAALHQRGGVPPRPVRRIMIAGGGRVGLRLARQLAAQGGFHIKILESNADRCTELASVLPAEVLVLHGDATDEDLLGDECIEEVDLFLAITDDDEDNIMACLLAKRMGASRVLALINRRSYADLMHGTQIDIALSPAQAMLGELLAYVRRGDVQAVHSLRRGVAEALEIVARGDRKSSRVVGRRVGEIHLPHDVHMGLIVRGLAEHATADAGEGMSVPAGEPEVIIPQSHTVIESGDHVVFFLPHKRLVREVEKAFRVSATFF, encoded by the coding sequence ATGAAGATCATCATCCTGGGCGCGGGCCGCGTGGGCGAGAGCGTGGCCGACAGCCTGGTGTCCGAGAAGAACGACATCACCGTCATCGACACCGATGCCCGGCGCCTGCGCGACCTGGAGTCGCGCTTCGACCTGCGCGGCGTCGTCGGCAGTGGCATCGACCCTGAAGTGCTGGCCGAGGCCGGGGCCGCGGATACCGACCTCCTCATCGCCTGCGCCGCGCTCGACGAGACCAACCTGGTCTGCTGCAAGATCGCCCAGCTGCTCTTCAATGTGCCCACGCGCATCGCGCGCGTCCGGTCCTCGGGCTTCGGCACCGGCGACGAGCGGGGCCGCGCGCTGCTCGGCAAGGAGGGCCTGGCGGTGGACCGCATCATCTGCCCGGAAGAGTCCCTCACGCGCTACATCGGCAAGCTCGTGCAGTACCCCGAGGCCCTGCAGGTGCGTGAATTCGCGGGCGGCCGTGCCTGCCTGGCCTCCGTCCGGGCGCGGGCCGGCGCGCCGGTCGTGGGCATGCGCATCGCCGACATGCGTGCCAGTGCTCCCGATGTCGCCATGCGCGTGGTCGCGATCTACCGCCGCTTTCCGGAGGAGCCCGACCGTTTCGTGGCCTGCGACGGCACCACCCGCATCGAGGCCGGTGACGAAGTCTTCGTGCTCGCTGCCCGTGAGCAGGTCCCGCGGGTGCTCGCGGCGCTGCACCAGCGCGGCGGCGTGCCGCCGCGGCCCGTGCGCCGCATCATGATCGCGGGCGGCGGCCGGGTGGGGCTGCGGCTCGCGCGCCAGTTGGCGGCGCAGGGGGGCTTCCACATCAAGATCCTGGAATCGAATGCCGATCGCTGCACGGAACTGGCCTCGGTGCTGCCCGCGGAGGTCCTCGTGCTGCACGGGGATGCCACCGATGAAGACCTGCTCGGCGACGAATGCATCGAAGAGGTGGACCTGTTCCTCGCCATCACCGACGACGACGAGGACAACATCATGGCCTGCCTGCTCGCCAAGCGCATGGGTGCGAGCCGCGTGCTCGCGCTCATCAACCGCCGCTCCTACGCCGACCTCATGCACGGCACGCAGATCGACATCGCGCTCTCGCCCGCACAGGCCATGCTGGGCGAACTGCTCGCCTACGTGCGCCGCGGCGATGTCCAGGCGGTCCACAGCCTGCGCCGCGGCGTGGCCGAGGCGCTGGAAATCGTCGCCCGCGGCGACCGCAAGAGCTCGCGCGTGGTAGGCCGCCGCGTCGGCGAAATCCACTTGCCGCACGACGTGCACATGGGGCTCATCGTGCGCGGCCTTGCCGAGCACGCCACGGCCGATGCGGGCGAGGGCATGTCCGTCCCCGCCGGCGAGCCGGAAGTCATCATCCCGCAGAGCCACACGGTCATCGAAAGCGGCGACCATGTGGTTTTCTTCCTGCCGCACAAGCGGCTGGTGCGCGAGGTGGAAAAGGCCTTCCGCGTGAGCGCGACGTTTTTCTGA
- a CDS encoding glutamate-5-semialdehyde dehydrogenase, translating to MNAQHIAETLHALGSQAKAASALMARASSAVKNRALLALARRLRDNTTALQADNARDLERARAAGLAEPMVDRLKLTPKVLETCALGCEQLAAMGDVIGEISGMRQQPSGIRVGQMRVPIGVFGMIYESRPNVTIEAASLSIKSGNACILRGGSEAIDSNRALARLVQEALEEAGLPGDAVQLVQTTDREAVGHLIAMPQYVDVIIPRGGKGLIERISRDAKVPVIKHLDGNCHTYVDDPCDVAMAVKVADNAKTQKYSPCNASEGLLVARGVAAEFLPRIGAVYAAKGVEMRGCPEALALLAGVPGATLVPATEQDWSEEYLAPIISIKVVDGLDEAIAHINRYGSHHTDAILTRDHMHAQRFLREVDSASVMVNASTRFADGFEYGLGAEIGISTDKFHARGPVGIEGLTSLKWVVLGEGDIRA from the coding sequence ATGAACGCGCAGCACATCGCCGAAACCCTCCACGCCCTCGGATCCCAGGCCAAGGCCGCCTCCGCGCTGATGGCCCGGGCGTCATCGGCCGTCAAGAACCGTGCGCTGCTGGCGCTGGCCCGACGCCTGCGCGACAACACCACCGCCCTGCAGGCGGACAACGCCCGCGATCTCGAGCGCGCCCGGGCTGCCGGCCTTGCCGAGCCTATGGTGGACCGGCTCAAGCTCACGCCCAAGGTCCTGGAGACCTGCGCCCTGGGCTGCGAACAGCTCGCCGCCATGGGCGATGTGATCGGCGAGATCTCCGGCATGCGCCAGCAGCCCAGCGGCATCCGCGTGGGCCAGATGCGCGTCCCGATCGGCGTCTTCGGCATGATCTACGAAAGCCGCCCCAACGTGACCATCGAGGCGGCTTCGCTGAGCATCAAGAGCGGCAATGCCTGCATCCTGCGCGGAGGTTCCGAGGCCATCGATTCCAACCGCGCCCTCGCGCGCCTCGTGCAGGAAGCGCTCGAGGAAGCCGGCCTGCCCGGCGATGCCGTGCAGCTCGTGCAGACCACCGACCGCGAGGCGGTGGGCCACCTCATCGCCATGCCGCAATATGTGGACGTCATCATCCCGCGCGGCGGAAAGGGCCTGATCGAGCGCATCAGCCGCGATGCCAAGGTGCCCGTCATCAAGCACCTGGACGGCAACTGCCACACCTACGTGGACGACCCCTGCGATGTCGCCATGGCCGTCAAGGTGGCCGACAACGCCAAGACGCAGAAGTACAGCCCCTGCAATGCCAGCGAAGGGCTGCTCGTCGCGCGTGGCGTGGCCGCTGAATTCCTGCCGCGGATCGGCGCCGTCTATGCGGCCAAGGGTGTGGAAATGCGCGGCTGCCCGGAGGCCCTGGCCCTGCTGGCCGGCGTGCCTGGTGCTACGCTCGTGCCGGCCACCGAACAGGACTGGTCCGAGGAATACCTCGCGCCCATCATCAGCATCAAGGTGGTGGACGGCCTGGACGAGGCGATCGCCCACATCAACCGCTACGGCAGCCACCACACCGACGCCATCCTCACGCGGGACCACATGCATGCCCAGCGCTTCCTGCGCGAAGTGGATTCGGCCAGCGTGATGGTGAACGCCAGCACCCGCTTCGCCGACGGCTTCGAGTACGGACTGGGCGCCGAAATCGGCATCAGCACCGACAAGTTCCACGCGCGCGGCCCGGTGGGCATCGAGGGCCTCACCTCGCTCAAATGGGTGGTCCTCGGCGAGGGCGACATCCGCGCATGA
- the holA gene encoding DNA polymerase III subunit delta: MQIALNQLSAHLQKGVRPLYVIHGDEPLLQQEAADAIRAAAREQGYTERSSHTVAGAHFDWSAVLAAGGSLSLFADKQVVEIRIPSGKPGKDGGAALQQIAAAAAGNEGTLTLVMLPRLDKATRTGAWFSALDREGVSVQIDPVERGVLPQWIAQRLAAQSQRVAAGEEGQRTLQFFADRVEGNLLAAHQEIQKLALLHPPGELSWGQVEAAVLNVARYDVFKLSEAVLSGQVARMQRMLDGLQAEGEAEVLVHWTLAEDIRSLKRVKDAVNAGKPLPMALRENRVWGTKERLFERIVPRFSDAAASRLLQSAHIVDGIVKGLKVPDWPADGWQALHRLALQLCKAVK, from the coding sequence ATGCAGATCGCGCTGAACCAGCTGTCCGCACATCTCCAGAAGGGGGTGCGGCCGCTCTACGTGATCCACGGCGATGAGCCGCTTCTGCAGCAGGAGGCCGCGGATGCCATCCGTGCCGCCGCGCGCGAGCAGGGCTACACCGAGCGCAGCAGCCACACCGTGGCGGGCGCGCACTTCGACTGGAGCGCGGTACTGGCGGCGGGCGGTTCGCTATCGCTTTTTGCGGACAAGCAGGTCGTGGAAATCCGCATTCCCTCGGGCAAGCCGGGGAAGGATGGCGGTGCGGCCCTGCAGCAGATCGCCGCTGCCGCCGCAGGCAACGAGGGCACCCTGACGCTCGTCATGCTGCCGCGGCTGGACAAGGCCACGCGCACCGGTGCCTGGTTCTCGGCCCTGGACCGCGAGGGCGTGAGCGTGCAGATCGACCCGGTGGAGCGCGGTGTCCTGCCACAGTGGATCGCGCAGCGCCTGGCGGCGCAGAGCCAGCGCGTGGCCGCAGGGGAGGAGGGCCAGCGCACGCTGCAATTCTTCGCCGACCGGGTAGAGGGCAACCTGCTGGCCGCCCACCAGGAAATCCAGAAGCTCGCCCTGCTGCACCCGCCCGGGGAACTCTCCTGGGGCCAGGTCGAGGCCGCCGTGCTCAATGTGGCACGCTACGACGTCTTCAAGCTCTCGGAGGCCGTGCTGTCCGGTCAGGTGGCGCGCATGCAGCGCATGCTCGACGGCCTGCAGGCCGAAGGCGAGGCCGAGGTACTGGTCCACTGGACCCTCGCCGAGGACATCCGCTCCCTGAAGCGTGTGAAGGATGCGGTGAATGCCGGCAAGCCGCTGCCCATGGCACTGCGCGAAAACCGCGTCTGGGGGACGAAAGAGCGGCTCTTCGAGCGCATCGTTCCCCGTTTTTCCGATGCCGCCGCTTCGCGCCTGCTGCAATCCGCCCACATCGTGGACGGCATCGTCAAGGGCCTCAAGGTGCCCGACTGGCCTGCCGATGGCTGGCAGGCATTGCACCGCCTCGCGCTGCAGCTGTGCAAGGCAGTGAAGTGA
- the lptE gene encoding LPS assembly lipoprotein LptE, translating to MLQRKRSFLTLLAAAPLAAGLTACGFHLRRAPEFQFRTLYIQAGAGSALGRELERTLKGSGGDLTVLRDPADLPKADAVFELLSEQRERVVVGYNASGQVRELQLRLRIRFRLRNQQGTELIAPTELVQQRDVSYNESIALAKEAEEALLYRNMQTDLVQQLLRRLAAARPQ from the coding sequence ATGCTGCAGCGCAAACGCTCGTTCCTGACCTTGCTGGCCGCAGCGCCGCTGGCTGCCGGCCTCACTGCCTGCGGCTTCCACCTGCGCCGCGCGCCGGAGTTCCAGTTCCGCACCCTCTATATCCAGGCAGGTGCCGGCTCGGCCCTGGGCCGTGAACTCGAGCGCACCCTCAAGGGCTCGGGCGGCGACCTCACGGTGCTGCGCGATCCCGCCGACCTGCCCAAGGCCGACGCGGTGTTCGAGCTGCTGTCCGAACAGCGCGAGCGCGTGGTGGTGGGCTACAACGCGTCCGGCCAGGTGCGCGAACTGCAGCTGCGCCTGCGCATCCGCTTCCGGCTGCGCAACCAGCAGGGCACGGAGCTCATTGCTCCGACGGAACTCGTGCAGCAGCGCGACGTGAGCTACAACGAGAGCATCGCCCTCGCCAAGGAGGCCGAAGAGGCGCTGCTCTACCGCAACATGCAGACCGATCTCGTGCAGCAGTTGCTGCGGCGTCTGGCCGCGGCGCGTCCGCAATGA
- the leuS gene encoding leucine--tRNA ligase, producing MQDKYTPAEVERAAHSHWTARDAYRVTEDAGKKKFYACSMLPYPSGKLHMGHVRNYTINDMLTRYLRMNGHNVLMPMGWDAFGLPAENAALKNGVPPAQWTYDNIAYMKKQMQAMGLAIDWSREVATCDPDYYKWNQWLFLKMLEKGIAYRKTQVVNWDPVDQTVLANEQVIDGRGWRTGAPVEKREIPGYYLKITDYAQELLDHVQVGNPNATLTGWPDKVRLMQENWIGKSEGVRFAFTHDIRGDDGQPIGGGRMYVFTTRADTIMGVTFCAVAPEHPLASHAARSRPEVAAFIEECKTGGTTEAELATQEKKGVRTGLTVTHPLTEEPVEVWVGNYVLMGYGDGAVMGVPAHDERDFAFALKYGIEIKQVVLVDGETFDYHRWQDWYADKQNGVTINSDSFSGLSYPEAVSAVAHALQEKGLGEKKTTWRLRDWGVSRQRYWGTPIPIIHCDEHGAVPVPEKDLPVVLPQDCIPDGSGNPLHKHEGFHAGVKCPVCGKAARRETDTMDTFVDSSWYFMRYCDPKNADAMVAGGADYWMPMDQYIGGIEHAILHLLYARFWTKVMRDLGLVKVDEPFTKLLTQGMVLNHIYSRRNEKGGKEYFWPHDVEHVLDEAGKITGARLKNAVGGLPAGTSIDYEGVGTMSKSKNNGVDPQELIEKYGADTARLYTMFTAPPEATLEWNDAAVEGSYRFLRRVWNFGVKLTGIDAAATEAAIQGAHSLQDVQFGKEAKALRLEIHTVLKQVDYDYQRMQYNTVVSGAMKMLNALEDFKSTDAPGGLVALIEGFGILLRVLYPATPHIAHGLWSSLGYAGTLGDLLDAPWPQVDAGALVQDEIELVLQINGKLRGAIRVPAGADKAEIERIALASEDFHKHAAGAAPKKVVVVPGRLVNVVV from the coding sequence ATGCAAGACAAATACACCCCCGCCGAGGTCGAGCGCGCCGCGCACAGCCACTGGACCGCCCGCGATGCCTACCGCGTGACCGAAGACGCCGGCAAGAAGAAGTTCTATGCCTGCTCCATGCTGCCCTATCCCAGCGGCAAGCTGCACATGGGGCACGTGCGCAACTACACGATCAACGACATGCTCACGCGCTACCTGCGCATGAACGGCCACAACGTGCTGATGCCCATGGGCTGGGATGCCTTCGGCCTGCCGGCCGAGAACGCGGCGCTCAAGAACGGCGTGCCGCCCGCGCAGTGGACCTACGACAACATCGCCTACATGAAGAAGCAGATGCAGGCGATGGGGCTGGCCATCGACTGGTCGCGCGAGGTCGCCACCTGCGACCCGGATTACTACAAGTGGAACCAGTGGCTGTTCCTCAAGATGCTGGAGAAGGGCATCGCCTACCGCAAGACCCAGGTCGTGAACTGGGATCCGGTGGACCAGACCGTGCTCGCCAACGAGCAGGTCATCGACGGCCGGGGCTGGCGTACCGGTGCGCCCGTGGAAAAGCGCGAGATCCCCGGCTACTACCTGAAGATCACCGACTACGCGCAGGAGCTGCTCGACCACGTGCAGGTGGGCAACCCGAATGCCACGCTCACCGGCTGGCCCGACAAGGTGCGGCTGATGCAGGAGAACTGGATCGGCAAGAGCGAGGGCGTGCGCTTCGCCTTCACGCACGACATCCGCGGGGATGACGGCCAGCCCATCGGCGGTGGCCGCATGTACGTGTTCACCACGCGTGCCGACACCATCATGGGCGTCACTTTCTGCGCCGTGGCGCCCGAGCATCCGCTGGCCTCCCATGCCGCGCGCTCCAGGCCCGAAGTGGCCGCGTTCATCGAGGAATGCAAGACCGGCGGCACCACCGAGGCCGAACTGGCCACGCAGGAGAAGAAGGGTGTGCGCACGGGCCTGACCGTCACGCACCCGCTCACGGAAGAGCCTGTCGAGGTCTGGGTGGGCAACTACGTGCTCATGGGCTACGGCGACGGCGCCGTCATGGGCGTGCCCGCGCACGACGAGCGCGACTTCGCCTTTGCGCTCAAGTACGGCATCGAGATCAAGCAGGTCGTGCTCGTCGATGGCGAGACCTTCGACTACCACCGCTGGCAGGACTGGTACGCCGACAAGCAGAACGGCGTCACCATCAACTCCGACAGTTTCAGCGGCCTGTCGTACCCCGAGGCTGTATCCGCGGTGGCGCATGCGCTGCAGGAAAAGGGCCTGGGCGAGAAGAAGACCACCTGGCGCCTGCGCGACTGGGGTGTTTCCCGCCAGCGCTACTGGGGCACGCCGATCCCGATCATCCATTGCGACGAGCATGGCGCGGTGCCGGTGCCCGAGAAGGACCTGCCCGTGGTGCTGCCGCAGGACTGCATCCCGGACGGCTCCGGCAATCCGCTGCACAAGCATGAGGGCTTCCACGCCGGCGTGAAATGCCCCGTCTGCGGCAAGGCCGCGCGTCGCGAGACCGACACCATGGACACGTTCGTGGATTCGTCGTGGTACTTCATGCGCTACTGCGATCCGAAGAACGCCGATGCCATGGTGGCCGGCGGCGCCGACTACTGGATGCCCATGGACCAGTACATCGGCGGCATCGAACACGCGATCCTGCACCTGCTCTACGCGCGCTTCTGGACCAAGGTCATGCGCGACCTGGGCCTGGTGAAGGTGGACGAACCCTTCACCAAGCTGCTCACGCAAGGCATGGTGCTCAACCACATCTATTCGCGCCGCAACGAGAAGGGCGGTAAGGAATACTTCTGGCCGCACGATGTGGAGCACGTCCTGGACGAGGCCGGCAAGATCACCGGCGCCCGCCTGAAAAATGCGGTGGGCGGCCTGCCGGCCGGCACGTCCATCGACTACGAGGGCGTGGGCACCATGTCCAAGTCCAAGAACAATGGCGTCGATCCGCAGGAGCTGATCGAGAAGTACGGCGCCGATACGGCGCGCCTCTACACCATGTTCACCGCGCCCCCGGAGGCCACGCTGGAGTGGAACGATGCCGCCGTCGAGGGCAGCTACCGCTTCCTGCGCCGAGTGTGGAATTTCGGCGTGAAGCTCACGGGCATCGATGCCGCAGCCACCGAGGCTGCCATCCAGGGCGCCCACAGCCTGCAGGATGTGCAGTTCGGCAAGGAAGCCAAGGCGCTGCGCCTGGAGATCCACACCGTGCTCAAGCAGGTGGACTACGACTACCAGCGCATGCAGTACAACACCGTGGTCTCCGGTGCGATGAAGATGCTCAACGCGCTGGAGGACTTCAAGTCCACGGACGCGCCCGGCGGCCTGGTCGCGCTCATCGAAGGCTTCGGCATCCTGCTGCGCGTGCTCTATCCCGCCACGCCCCACATTGCCCACGGCCTCTGGAGTTCGCTGGGCTACGCGGGCACCCTGGGCGACCTGCTGGACGCGCCCTGGCCCCAGGTGGACGCCGGTGCGCTGGTGCAGGACGAGATCGAACTGGTGCTGCAGATCAACGGCAAGCTGCGCGGCGCGATCCGTGTGCCGGCCGGCGCCGACAAGGCGGAGATCGAGCGCATCGCCCTCGCGAGCGAGGATTTCCACAAGCACGCTGCCGGCGCCGCACCCAAGAAGGTCGTGGTCGTGCCGGGCCGGCTGGTGAACGTGGTCGTCTGA
- a CDS encoding helix-turn-helix transcriptional regulator: protein MDERRIQEQRRARLADAVRRLSEGNVAAFGRLLGYRGGAFVRQMLCGNRAVSDKTVRHIESLRGMHAWFSQPPAPAGIRESSVAYDFDAGPEMYELFPVSLHLRPGIADYAIWPDETDEDAPITFHRHWLERRGYIPQCLLAIRARGSGMEPSIQAGDIVVVNTSDTTLRDGQVFAINGFGEVLLRRVQRDGGRWWLSCDNPDQARYPRKAWAEPDCIPIGRLVFKQSESI, encoded by the coding sequence ATGGACGAGCGTCGGATTCAGGAGCAGCGGCGGGCACGGCTCGCCGATGCCGTGCGCCGTCTGTCGGAGGGCAATGTGGCAGCTTTCGGTCGCCTGCTGGGCTACCGTGGCGGCGCCTTCGTGCGCCAGATGCTCTGCGGCAACCGTGCCGTGTCGGACAAGACGGTGCGCCACATCGAGTCCCTGCGCGGCATGCATGCTTGGTTCTCGCAGCCGCCCGCGCCGGCCGGCATCCGGGAATCCTCCGTCGCATACGACTTCGACGCAGGGCCTGAGATGTACGAGCTCTTCCCGGTCTCCCTGCATTTGCGACCCGGCATCGCGGATTACGCGATCTGGCCCGACGAGACCGACGAGGATGCCCCCATCACCTTCCACCGCCACTGGCTGGAGCGGCGTGGCTACATTCCCCAGTGCCTGCTGGCCATCCGCGCGCGCGGCAGCGGCATGGAGCCTTCCATCCAGGCGGGCGACATCGTGGTCGTGAACACGTCGGACACCACGCTGCGCGACGGGCAGGTCTTCGCCATCAACGGCTTCGGCGAAGTGCTGCTGCGACGCGTCCAGCGCGATGGCGGGCGCTGGTGGCTCTCGTGCGACAACCCCGACCAGGCCCGCTATCCGCGCAAGGCCTGGGCCGAGCCGGATTGCATTCCCATCGGCCGCCTGGTGTTCAAGCAGAGCGAGTCCATCTGA
- a CDS encoding diguanylate cyclase domain-containing protein has product MESAAVPAARPPGSEARPPPCPDAPWPALLCGMVHGGCAVFALDARGRFTCASEGTGQLLGRPAASLPGQRMADLLAHPPSDPHLHRLLLGGALPAAASGYRCETLLHPAGGTPLWVQAELQPAAGLLTGMLTDITATKVRERLQHRVLDAMARDLPLSDIAAGLCEDVEAMLPGVAVSILELDSQHRLRCLAAPALEDVLAVHVEGQPAAREGDARSAAVWRSAPAACTDVAADPRWAPWREPLAARGFTACWSAPILDRDGRLLGCFTLHGRSALGCDGLPLHALEAGARMCALLLEREHTQQSFRRLAYQDAVTGLPNRAFLLEATERLIREARREGHSLAIAFIDLDRFKQVNDQLGHRAGDDLLREVAQRLQGASRRADIVARIGGDEFAAVLPHCGSREAAAAARRLLAAAVRPVMLHGRCWSLGASIGIAQYPRDGTNAATLLHHADLAMYAAKRAGGQRLSVFRGKTPGAPMVREAQDG; this is encoded by the coding sequence ATGGAATCTGCTGCTGTGCCAGCGGCACGGCCCCCCGGGAGCGAGGCCCGGCCCCCGCCGTGCCCTGACGCGCCCTGGCCGGCGCTGCTGTGCGGCATGGTCCACGGCGGCTGCGCAGTCTTCGCCCTGGACGCCCGGGGACGCTTCACCTGCGCCAGCGAGGGGACGGGCCAGTTGCTGGGGCGGCCGGCCGCATCCCTGCCCGGGCAACGCATGGCGGACCTCCTGGCCCACCCGCCTTCCGACCCCCATCTGCACCGCCTGCTGCTCGGAGGCGCCCTGCCCGCAGCGGCCTCCGGTTACCGCTGTGAAACGCTGCTGCACCCCGCGGGCGGCACGCCGCTGTGGGTCCAGGCGGAGCTTCAGCCGGCGGCCGGGCTGCTCACCGGCATGCTGACCGACATCACGGCCACGAAGGTGCGCGAACGGCTGCAGCACCGGGTGCTCGACGCGATGGCGCGCGACCTGCCCCTGTCCGACATCGCCGCCGGCCTGTGCGAGGACGTCGAAGCCATGCTCCCAGGTGTCGCCGTGTCGATACTCGAGCTGGACAGCCAGCACCGCCTGAGGTGCCTGGCGGCCCCCGCGCTGGAAGACGTGCTGGCCGTGCACGTCGAAGGCCAGCCCGCCGCACGGGAAGGGGATGCCCGCAGCGCGGCCGTCTGGCGTTCAGCCCCTGCCGCCTGTACGGACGTCGCCGCGGATCCGCGCTGGGCCCCGTGGCGGGAGCCGCTGGCGGCGCGGGGCTTCACGGCCTGCTGGTCCGCCCCGATCCTGGATCGCGACGGCCGGCTGCTGGGCTGCTTCACGCTGCATGGCCGGAGCGCACTGGGCTGCGACGGACTGCCCCTGCACGCGCTGGAGGCGGGAGCCCGGATGTGCGCACTGCTGCTGGAGCGGGAGCACACCCAGCAAAGCTTCCGCCGGCTGGCCTACCAGGATGCCGTCACCGGGCTGCCCAACCGGGCGTTCCTGCTGGAAGCCACGGAACGCCTGATCCGCGAGGCGCGCCGGGAAGGCCACTCTCTGGCGATCGCCTTCATCGATCTGGACCGGTTCAAGCAGGTGAACGACCAGCTGGGCCACCGGGCCGGCGACGACCTGCTGCGCGAAGTGGCGCAGCGGCTGCAGGGCGCCTCGCGACGGGCCGACATCGTGGCCCGCATCGGGGGCGACGAATTCGCCGCGGTACTGCCCCATTGCGGCAGCCGCGAGGCAGCCGCGGCCGCGCGCAGGCTGCTGGCGGCTGCGGTGCGCCCGGTGATGCTCCACGGCAGGTGCTGGAGCCTGGGCGCCAGCATCGGCATCGCACAGTACCCCCGCGACGGTACGAACGCCGCCACGCTGCTGCACCATGCGGACCTGGCCATGTATGCCGCCAAGCGGGCAGGCGGCCAGCGCCTGAGCGTCTTCCGGGGCAAGACACCGGGCGCCCCGATGGTGCGCGAGGCCCAGGACGGGTGA